The Rhododendron vialii isolate Sample 1 chromosome 5a, ASM3025357v1 genome contains a region encoding:
- the LOC131327938 gene encoding LOW QUALITY PROTEIN: dirigent protein 15-like (The sequence of the model RefSeq protein was modified relative to this genomic sequence to represent the inferred CDS: inserted 1 base in 1 codon; substituted 1 base at 1 genomic stop codon), which yields MKAKLATFKLYLHDHVSGKNPTAVVVAXANFTSXDPTPFGTIVVIDDPLTVGPEPHSAVMARDQGIYLSGGLEEFSLNMNFNFVFTSEEYKPQGTLSLLGQNPVFHPYRELSIVEGTGVFRLARGIVTMKTYQFNATSHDATLEYYFATLHY from the exons ATGAAGGCAAAGTTAGCAACGTTTAAATTGTATTTGCATGACCATGTGAGTGGCAAGAACCCAACTGCAGTTGTAGTGGCCTGAGCCAACTTCACTT AAGACCCCACCCCTTTCGGGACAATCGTCGTGATCGACGATCCGTTGACAGTTGGGCCCGAGCCCCACTCTGCGGTCATGGCCCGGGACCAGGGAATTTATCTATCGGGTGGGCTGGAGGAATTTTCTCTAAATATGAACTTCAACTTTGTCTTCACGAGCGAGGAGTACAAGCCACAAGG CACTCTTAGCCTCTTGGGGCAGAACCCGGTCTTCCATCCGTATCGTGAattgtccattgtcgaagggaCCGGTGTTTTTCGACTTGCACGAGGAATCGTCACCATGAAAACGTACCAGTTCAATGCCACCTCCCATGATGCTACCCTAGAGTATTATTTTGCTACCCTTCACTATTGA